A genomic segment from Chitinophagaceae bacterium encodes:
- a CDS encoding nitrous oxide reductase family maturation protein NosD, which translates to MKGTIIKLYSFSATIVLLSLNIKNTSAAILKVGKGQVYKHIKEAVTQSKNGDTIIVFNGLYKEGNIIIDKSIYLLGEGFPVLDGEIRYEIFSVKSSNVTIKGFQLQNSGRTVMEDPGAIKVYECSNILIEGNIFINNYFGVYLQYTQNCIIKNNVIKASQKEEYQSGNGIHCWKSDSLQITGNRISGHRDGIYFEFVTHSVIWRNVSKNNLRYGLHFMFSNDNAYITNYFKNNGAGVAVMFTKKVVMMNNTFEENWGDASYGVLFKELSDCYLSGNKFLNNTTGILFDGSNRIRVEYNLFSGNGWGMRLQANCMENVIAFNNFMGNIFDVATNGTLTLNHFTENYWDKYEGYDLNKDKFGDVPFHPLSLYSVIVEKNPPAMLLYQSFIVNLLDKSEKVIPSLTPENFVDNKPSIFPYPL; encoded by the coding sequence ATGAAGGGCACGATCATTAAATTATATAGTTTTAGTGCAACAATAGTACTGCTTTCACTTAATATTAAAAATACAAGTGCAGCCATATTAAAGGTGGGTAAAGGACAGGTATATAAACATATTAAGGAAGCGGTAACCCAAAGTAAAAATGGCGATACCATCATTGTGTTTAACGGGCTTTATAAAGAGGGAAATATCATTATTGATAAGTCAATTTATTTGTTAGGTGAGGGTTTCCCTGTATTGGATGGAGAAATAAGGTATGAAATTTTTTCTGTTAAGAGCAGCAATGTAACTATCAAAGGGTTTCAATTGCAAAACTCCGGGCGTACCGTAATGGAAGACCCTGGTGCAATTAAAGTGTATGAGTGCAGTAATATTTTGATTGAAGGCAACATCTTCATTAACAATTATTTTGGTGTTTACTTGCAATACACACAAAATTGCATTATTAAAAATAACGTCATTAAGGCCTCGCAAAAAGAAGAATACCAATCCGGAAATGGCATCCATTGCTGGAAGAGCGATAGCCTGCAAATTACTGGTAATAGAATAAGTGGGCATAGAGATGGCATTTACTTTGAATTTGTAACCCACTCCGTTATCTGGAGAAATGTTTCAAAAAACAACCTTCGTTACGGGTTGCATTTTATGTTTTCCAACGATAATGCTTACATTACTAACTACTTTAAAAATAACGGGGCAGGCGTAGCTGTGATGTTTACTAAAAAAGTAGTGATGATGAACAATACATTTGAAGAAAACTGGGGAGATGCATCTTACGGGGTTTTGTTTAAAGAATTATCGGACTGCTACCTATCGGGAAATAAATTTTTAAATAATACTACCGGAATTTTGTTTGATGGCTCTAACCGGATTAGGGTTGAATATAACCTGTTTAGCGGAAACGGCTGGGGAATGCGACTGCAAGCCAATTGTATGGAAAATGTTATTGCCTTTAATAATTTTATGGGAAACATTTTTGATGTAGCTACCAATGGTACACTTACTTTAAATCATTTTACTGAAAATTACTGGGACAAATATGAAGGATATGATTTAAACAAAGACAAATTTGGCGATGTGCCCTTTCACCCATTAAGCCTTTATTCGGTAATAGTGGAAAAAAACCCACCGGCAATGTTGCTTTACCAGAGTTTTATCGTAAATCTTTTAGACAAATCAGAAAAAGTAATACCGAGCCTTACGCCTGAAAATTTTGTTGACAATAAACCCAGTATATTCCCTTATCCATTATGA
- a CDS encoding group III truncated hemoglobin, whose product MKPDITGKKDIVIIMQFFYEKAKADKVIGHFFTDVVEVNWEKHIPTMSAFWENVLFYTGEYDGNPLDAHKKIHTQNATSSLHFERWLRIFNETIDQHFSGKNATKMKLHASGISAVMLQQLL is encoded by the coding sequence ATGAAGCCAGATATTACCGGTAAAAAGGACATTGTAATTATAATGCAGTTTTTTTATGAAAAGGCAAAAGCAGATAAAGTTATCGGCCACTTTTTTACTGATGTTGTTGAGGTAAACTGGGAAAAACATATTCCCACAATGAGTGCCTTTTGGGAGAATGTATTATTTTATACCGGTGAATATGACGGCAATCCGTTAGATGCCCATAAAAAAATTCATACCCAAAATGCTACATCTTCCCTCCATTTTGAACGCTGGTTACGCATCTTTAATGAAACAATTGACCAGCATTTTTCCGGTAAAAACGCCACAAAAATGAAATTACATGCAAGTGGTATTTCTGCTGTAATGCTGCAACAGTTATTATAG
- a CDS encoding ABC transporter ATP-binding protein → MIEIKNLTKNFGRLTALNNVNLQLNKGECIALIGPNGCGKTTLIKSILGMVLPEKGEIFFKEKNIKQDIAYKHQIGYMPQIGRYPENMKIGQVIDLIKSIRNAKVATDTTLYDQFLLSGMLEKKMRTLSGGTTQKVSATLAFMFKPEVLILDEPTAGLDPVAAEILKAKITEAKNSGCLILITSHLLSELEDMVTQVIFMQDGFLKFHKNVVDLKADTGKVTIAKSIVHLLKSEEA, encoded by the coding sequence ATGATAGAAATTAAAAACTTAACTAAAAATTTTGGAAGGTTAACCGCATTAAATAATGTAAACCTGCAACTTAATAAAGGCGAATGTATTGCTCTTATTGGCCCAAATGGTTGCGGTAAAACAACACTTATTAAATCTATACTGGGAATGGTTTTGCCTGAAAAAGGCGAAATTTTTTTTAAAGAAAAAAATATTAAACAGGATATTGCCTATAAACACCAAATTGGTTATATGCCACAAATTGGGCGCTATCCGGAGAACATGAAAATAGGGCAGGTTATTGATTTAATAAAGAGTATCCGAAATGCTAAAGTGGCAACAGATACCACACTTTACGACCAGTTTTTATTATCAGGGATGCTGGAAAAAAAAATGCGTACCCTAAGCGGGGGAACTACTCAAAAAGTAAGTGCAACACTTGCATTTATGTTTAAGCCTGAAGTATTGATACTGGATGAACCAACAGCCGGGCTTGACCCGGTTGCTGCCGAGATCCTCAAAGCAAAAATTACTGAAGCAAAAAACTCCGGTTGCCTTATCCTTATTACTTCTCATTTACTAAGTGAACTGGAAGATATGGTAACCCAGGTAATTTTTATGCAGGACGGATTTTTGAAATTCCACAAGAATGTTGTTGATCTTAAAGCCGATACCGGTAAAGTAACTATAGCAAAGTCTATTGTTCATCTTTTAAAAAGTGAAGAGGCATGA
- a CDS encoding DUF488 family protein encodes MSSIQIKRIYDKPLKADGYRILVDRLWPRGLKKEEVHFNEWIKTLSPSSELRKWFGHKPKNFPEFEKRYKKELGEVSHELERITAIAKNKTITLLYSAKNTEMNQAVVLKKVLDNLK; translated from the coding sequence ATGTCATCTATTCAAATAAAGCGAATTTATGATAAACCCTTAAAAGCAGATGGATACCGTATATTGGTAGACCGGTTATGGCCAAGAGGGTTAAAAAAAGAAGAAGTGCATTTTAACGAATGGATCAAAACTTTATCGCCTTCATCCGAATTAAGAAAATGGTTTGGCCATAAACCCAAAAATTTTCCGGAATTTGAAAAGCGGTACAAAAAAGAGCTTGGAGAAGTTTCCCATGAATTGGAGCGCATAACAGCAATAGCAAAAAACAAGACAATAACCCTGTTATATTCTGCCAAAAACACAGAAATGAACCAGGCTGTAGTGTTAAAAAAAGTATTAGATAATTTAAAATAG
- a CDS encoding Rrf2 family transcriptional regulator has protein sequence MFSKACEYAIKATIFIAGQSMQNKKTGQKAIATAIDGPEAFTAKTLQKLTRNKVVSADKGPNGGFYLTKNQLQNICLKHIVEVIDGNSLFENCGLGLNKCNDKKPCPVHNKFKLVKEGILEMLESTTVQFMAIQMKKGKTFLKI, from the coding sequence ATGTTTTCAAAAGCTTGCGAATACGCCATAAAAGCAACTATTTTTATTGCTGGCCAATCTATGCAAAACAAAAAAACAGGCCAAAAAGCCATTGCAACAGCTATTGATGGCCCGGAAGCCTTTACAGCTAAAACATTGCAAAAACTTACCCGTAACAAAGTAGTAAGCGCAGATAAAGGGCCCAATGGCGGGTTTTACCTTACTAAAAATCAATTGCAAAATATTTGCCTAAAACATATTGTAGAAGTGATTGATGGGAATAGTTTATTTGAAAACTGCGGGCTTGGCTTAAATAAATGTAACGACAAAAAACCCTGCCCTGTGCACAATAAATTTAAATTAGTAAAAGAAGGGATACTGGAAATGCTGGAAAGCACAACGGTACAATTCATGGCTATTCAAATGAAAAAAGGAAAAACTTTTTTGAAAATATAA
- a CDS encoding nitrous oxide reductase accessory protein NosL → MENKISGFSKLLLLAAALFLIVSLFVPLWSIYLDAPQYPEGLMLEIWPNKIAGDVDIINGLNHYIGMKTLKTSDFIEFTVLPYIIGFFALLFLLTLAIARKKWLYIVFASFVIFGIIAMVDFWKWEYDYGHNLDPNAAIKVPGMAYQPPLIGFKQLLNFGAYSIPALGGWLFISSGLLLLIAVLKENKFFNRFKKKGPIAVASIASIFLLVSCRSNGPVPVILDKDACEFCKMNISDAHFMTELITQKGRVYKFDDISCMLKYAETVDKGTIKNFYVGNVEKSNEFIDATTAWYITHTSYKSPMGGNTAAFATKEAAVAQANKITATAVDWNTLHQNSEKKEASSHEGHDH, encoded by the coding sequence ATGGAAAACAAAATTTCAGGTTTCTCAAAATTACTTTTGCTGGCAGCAGCATTGTTTTTAATTGTATCCTTATTTGTTCCTTTATGGAGTATTTACCTGGATGCACCACAATACCCGGAAGGATTAATGTTGGAGATATGGCCAAATAAAATTGCAGGTGATGTTGATATTATTAATGGCCTTAATCACTACATTGGTATGAAAACTTTGAAAACCAGCGATTTTATTGAGTTTACGGTATTGCCGTATATCATTGGTTTTTTTGCACTTTTATTTTTACTTACTTTGGCCATAGCCCGAAAAAAATGGCTATACATAGTTTTTGCCAGTTTTGTAATATTTGGCATTATTGCTATGGTAGATTTTTGGAAATGGGAATATGATTATGGCCACAACCTTGATCCTAATGCTGCAATAAAGGTTCCGGGTATGGCATACCAGCCGCCATTAATAGGGTTTAAGCAGTTGCTCAATTTCGGCGCATATTCAATACCTGCTTTGGGTGGTTGGCTGTTTATCTCATCAGGCTTATTGCTACTTATTGCAGTTTTAAAAGAAAATAAATTTTTTAATAGGTTTAAAAAGAAAGGCCCTATTGCTGTAGCATCCATAGCCAGTATTTTTTTACTTGTATCCTGCAGAAGCAATGGCCCGGTACCTGTAATCCTTGATAAAGATGCCTGTGAGTTTTGTAAAATGAATATTTCTGATGCTCATTTTATGACAGAGTTAATAACTCAAAAAGGAAGAGTGTACAAATTTGACGATATCAGTTGTATGTTAAAATATGCTGAAACAGTTGACAAAGGAACTATTAAAAATTTTTATGTGGGCAATGTGGAAAAATCAAATGAATTTATTGATGCAACTACAGCCTGGTATATTACTCATACCAGCTATAAAAGCCCAATGGGAGGCAACACTGCAGCTTTTGCAACAAAAGAGGCGGCAGTAGCACAGGCAAATAAAATAACCGCAACAGCAGTAGATTGGAATACTTTACATCAAAATTCAGAAAAGAAGGAAGCAAGCAGCCATGAAGGGCACGATCATTAA
- the nosZ gene encoding Sec-dependent nitrous-oxide reductase, protein MFIKKSPLLMLAITALYFSACKPKNTGTAVSGDAASKVYVAPGKYDEFYNFVSGGFSGQLAVYGLPSGRLLRVIPVFSVDPEKGWGYSEETKPMLNTSHGFVPWDDLHHVEMSMTNGMADGKWVFVNGNNTPRLARIDLTTFRTAEILELPNSGGNHSSPFGTENSEYIVAGTRFSVPGDDVNGDVPIDTYKENFKGHISFVSVNKDNGEMNIAFQLKTPGVNFDLARAGKGKSNGWFFFSTYNTEQANTLLEVNASKNDKDFIMAVNWKKAEEYIKAGKGKKQAVKYAHNKFNEESHTASSEMKNEVTVLDVAEYPDIVYFIPCPKSPHGCDVDPTGEYIVGSGKLAALLPVFSFDKIQKAIADKAFEQEKYSGLPVIKYEAALYGEVQKPGLGPLHTEFDDKGNAYTSMFVSSEVVKWNIKDLKVIDRQPTFYSVGHLMVPGGNTKKPFGKYLVAYNKITKDRYLPTGPELSQSAQLYDISGEKMKLLLDYPTIGEPHYAQAIPAELIKDKQVKIFDIKTNKHPYVAKGEAETKVVREGNKVHIYITAIRSHLAPDNIEGIQVGDEVLFHVTNLEQDWDVPHGFAIKGANNGELLVMPGETVTLKWVPERTGIFPFYCTDFCSALHQEMSGYIRVSPKGSNVPISFKLGVKRTDSIPAAK, encoded by the coding sequence ATGTTTATTAAAAAATCCCCATTATTAATGTTGGCTATAACAGCACTATATTTTAGCGCCTGTAAGCCAAAAAATACTGGTACTGCTGTGAGTGGTGATGCTGCATCAAAAGTTTATGTGGCACCCGGTAAGTATGACGAATTCTACAATTTCGTTTCCGGTGGTTTCAGTGGCCAATTGGCAGTTTATGGACTTCCAAGCGGTCGTTTACTTCGTGTAATCCCTGTATTTTCTGTTGATCCGGAAAAAGGCTGGGGATATAGCGAAGAAACCAAACCTATGTTGAATACCTCACATGGTTTTGTGCCCTGGGATGATTTACACCACGTTGAAATGTCAATGACCAATGGCATGGCAGATGGTAAATGGGTTTTTGTAAATGGTAACAATACCCCAAGGTTGGCACGTATTGACTTAACCACTTTTCGTACTGCAGAAATACTGGAGCTTCCTAATAGCGGGGGTAACCATAGCTCGCCTTTTGGAACAGAAAACTCTGAGTATATTGTTGCCGGTACCCGTTTTAGTGTTCCTGGTGATGATGTAAATGGGGACGTTCCTATTGATACCTATAAAGAAAACTTTAAAGGCCACATTAGTTTTGTAAGTGTTAATAAAGATAATGGCGAAATGAATATCGCTTTTCAGTTAAAAACACCAGGTGTAAACTTTGACCTTGCCCGAGCAGGTAAAGGAAAATCCAACGGCTGGTTTTTCTTCAGTACTTATAATACAGAACAAGCCAATACCTTACTTGAAGTAAATGCTTCTAAGAATGACAAGGACTTTATTATGGCGGTAAACTGGAAAAAGGCTGAAGAGTATATTAAAGCCGGTAAAGGCAAAAAACAAGCGGTAAAATATGCCCATAATAAGTTTAATGAGGAATCACATACTGCATCCAGTGAAATGAAAAATGAAGTAACCGTGCTGGATGTGGCTGAGTATCCTGATATTGTTTACTTCATCCCTTGCCCTAAATCGCCGCATGGTTGCGACGTAGACCCAACTGGTGAATACATTGTGGGCAGTGGTAAATTAGCGGCATTGCTACCCGTATTTAGCTTCGATAAAATTCAAAAAGCTATTGCCGATAAAGCATTTGAACAGGAAAAATATTCCGGCTTACCGGTTATTAAATACGAAGCAGCATTATACGGCGAAGTACAAAAACCAGGCTTAGGCCCATTACATACAGAGTTTGATGATAAGGGTAATGCTTATACTTCTATGTTTGTTTCATCAGAAGTGGTGAAATGGAATATTAAAGATTTAAAAGTAATTGACAGGCAACCTACATTTTATTCAGTAGGCCACTTAATGGTTCCCGGAGGAAATACTAAAAAACCATTTGGGAAATATTTAGTTGCTTATAATAAAATTACCAAAGACCGTTACCTGCCCACAGGCCCAGAATTATCTCAAAGTGCACAACTTTACGATATTAGCGGAGAAAAAATGAAATTATTACTTGACTATCCAACCATTGGTGAGCCACACTATGCTCAGGCAATACCAGCAGAATTGATTAAGGACAAACAAGTGAAGATTTTTGACATCAAAACCAATAAACATCCGTATGTTGCCAAAGGTGAAGCTGAAACAAAAGTGGTAAGAGAAGGAAATAAAGTACATATTTATATTACTGCTATCAGGTCGCACCTGGCTCCGGATAATATAGAAGGTATTCAAGTAGGAGATGAAGTACTGTTTCATGTTACCAACCTTGAGCAGGATTGGGATGTGCCACACGGATTTGCCATTAAAGGCGCTAATAATGGTGAGTTATTAGTAATGCCTGGTGAAACAGTAACATTAAAATGGGTTCCTGAACGCACCGGTATTTTCCCATTCTATTGTACAGACTTCTGTTCTGCATTGCACCAGGAAATGTCTGGCTATATCAGGGTTTCACCCAAGGGCAGTAATGTTCCTATTAGTTTTAAACTTGGCGTTAAAAGAACAGACTCGATACCCGCTGCAAAATAA
- a CDS encoding heme exporter protein CcmB → MSNFTKILALVKKDIMLEMRQQHTFYGLILYIASTVFIIYLALPEAPEAITWQTLFWVIQLFICVNTVAKSFLQDSRGRLLYYYTIASPVQFILAKLIYNICLLLIMNMISILFFYVFLGFPVVNPFIFIFISMLGGISLSLVFTLMSAIAAKAQHNAALIAILGFPVILPLLLLLMRLSKLAFAEIFREGAVGQLTGIIIGLDALVIALAVILFPFLWKD, encoded by the coding sequence ATGAGTAATTTTACAAAAATACTGGCGCTGGTAAAAAAAGATATTATGCTGGAAATGCGTCAGCAACATACTTTTTACGGCCTTATCCTCTATATAGCTTCTACCGTTTTTATTATTTACCTGGCTTTGCCCGAAGCACCGGAAGCCATTACCTGGCAAACCTTGTTTTGGGTAATACAATTATTTATTTGTGTAAATACCGTTGCCAAAAGTTTTTTGCAGGACAGCCGGGGACGCTTGTTGTATTATTACACGATTGCTTCACCCGTGCAATTTATCTTAGCCAAATTAATTTACAATATTTGTCTTTTGCTCATCATGAATATGATCAGCATATTATTTTTTTATGTTTTTCTCGGCTTCCCGGTTGTAAACCCATTTATTTTTATTTTTATTTCGATGCTTGGTGGTATAAGCCTAAGCCTTGTATTTACTTTAATGAGTGCTATTGCCGCAAAAGCACAACATAATGCGGCACTTATTGCCATATTGGGCTTTCCGGTTATTTTACCCTTATTGCTGCTGCTAATGCGATTGAGTAAATTAGCCTTTGCAGAAATTTTTAGAGAGGGCGCTGTAGGTCAACTTACCGGAATTATTATTGGCCTCGATGCGTTGGTAATTGCACTTGCCGTAATATTATTTCCCTTTTTGTGGAAAGATTGA
- a CDS encoding cytochrome c, protein MKKLIITGIGILGIMFFISCGGADTKPASDTTSAEQPKATTGTTSDYDPKRGEGKFDSTNVTIGPLDAAMAAKGKSVAETKCFSCHKTSDEKLVGPGWKGITERKTPYWIMNFITNPDPMIDKDPELQAQLEICLVRMPNQNLVDLEARELVEFMRQNDGAK, encoded by the coding sequence ATGAAAAAGCTAATCATAACAGGCATAGGCATTTTAGGCATTATGTTCTTTATTTCCTGTGGTGGTGCTGATACAAAACCAGCTTCCGATACAACATCTGCAGAGCAACCCAAAGCAACTACAGGAACAACTTCTGATTATGATCCTAAGCGTGGGGAAGGTAAGTTTGATTCAACCAATGTAACCATAGGCCCTTTGGATGCTGCTATGGCTGCAAAAGGCAAATCAGTTGCTGAAACAAAATGCTTTTCCTGTCATAAAACCAGCGATGAAAAGCTTGTAGGGCCAGGATGGAAAGGTATTACTGAAAGGAAAACCCCATATTGGATTATGAACTTTATTACTAACCCCGATCCTATGATTGATAAAGATCCGGAATTGCAGGCACAACTGGAAATTTGCCTGGTGCGTATGCCCAATCAAAATCTGGTGGATTTAGAGGCGAGGGAATTAGTAGAGTTCATGCGCCAAAACGACGGAGCAAAATAA
- the dnaA gene encoding chromosomal replication initiator protein DnaA, translating to MEKAFDKIWSNCLEIIKDIVEWQHFKTWFEPIKPVALKEKVLTIQVPSQFFYEYLEEHYVSLLAKTLKRELGKEARLEYRIMVDSGNSKNKPLTMDVPGHGYRQYPNNEMDFPLAINNHKVTNPFVIPGLKKVQIDSQLNGAYIFESFIEGDCNRVARRAGKTVAEKPGATSFNPLVVYGGVGLGKTHLAQAIGNEIKRLHPNKVVLYVSSEKFINQFIDHSKNNAINDFIHFYQLIDILIIDDIQFFNRAEKSQDAFFSIFNHLHQSGKQLVLTSDKSPKDLEGVQERLLSRFRWGLSADLQSPDYETKIEILETKMKQDGFDMPKEVVKYIAYNINSNVRELEGALISLLAQSSLNKREIDLELAKKVLRNFVKSSSKEITIDAIQKMVCEYFGVPYDKLLQKTRKREIVQARQITMYLSKAFTKNSLKTIGEHFGGRDHTTVIHSCQTVKDLMDTDTLFKESVLELQQKVQLAAM from the coding sequence ATGGAGAAAGCGTTTGATAAAATTTGGTCTAATTGCTTGGAGATAATAAAGGATATTGTAGAATGGCAACATTTTAAAACATGGTTTGAACCCATTAAGCCGGTAGCGTTAAAAGAAAAAGTTTTAACTATACAGGTGCCCAGCCAGTTTTTTTATGAATATCTTGAAGAACACTATGTATCGCTATTAGCTAAAACACTAAAAAGGGAATTAGGTAAAGAAGCAAGATTGGAGTACAGGATAATGGTAGATAGTGGCAACAGCAAAAATAAACCACTCACTATGGATGTGCCCGGCCATGGCTACAGGCAATATCCTAATAATGAAATGGATTTTCCTTTGGCAATCAACAATCATAAAGTAACCAACCCATTTGTAATTCCGGGATTAAAAAAGGTGCAAATAGATTCGCAGCTTAATGGTGCTTATATATTCGAATCGTTTATAGAAGGCGATTGTAACAGGGTTGCCCGAAGGGCAGGTAAAACTGTTGCAGAAAAGCCCGGCGCCACTTCCTTTAACCCTTTGGTGGTTTATGGCGGCGTAGGTTTGGGTAAAACGCATCTTGCCCAGGCAATAGGTAACGAAATAAAAAGGCTTCATCCTAATAAAGTGGTGCTTTATGTAAGTTCAGAAAAATTTATCAACCAGTTTATAGATCACAGTAAGAACAATGCAATAAATGATTTTATTCATTTTTACCAGTTGATAGATATTTTAATCATTGATGATATCCAGTTTTTTAACCGGGCAGAAAAATCGCAGGATGCTTTTTTCTCCATTTTCAACCATTTGCACCAAAGCGGTAAACAACTGGTTTTAACCAGCGATAAATCCCCCAAAGACCTGGAAGGTGTGCAGGAACGTTTATTAAGCCGTTTTCGATGGGGATTGAGCGCCGACCTGCAAAGCCCCGATTACGAAACCAAAATAGAAATTCTGGAAACTAAAATGAAGCAGGATGGCTTTGATATGCCCAAAGAAGTGGTTAAATACATAGCCTATAATATTAATAGTAATGTACGGGAGTTGGAAGGTGCATTGATATCATTATTGGCACAATCTTCGCTTAATAAAAGGGAAATAGATCTCGAATTGGCAAAAAAAGTATTACGCAACTTTGTGAAGTCGTCAAGTAAAGAAATTACTATTGATGCAATACAAAAAATGGTATGCGAATATTTTGGCGTGCCCTACGATAAGTTGTTGCAAAAAACACGAAAAAGAGAGATTGTACAGGCAAGGCAAATTACGATGTACTTATCTAAAGCATTTACCAAAAACTCGTTAAAAACCATTGGCGAACATTTTGGCGGAAGGGACCATACTACAGTAATTCATAGTTGCCAAACTGTAAAAGATTTAATGGATACCGACACTTTATTTAAAGAAAGTGTATTGGAATTACAGCAAAAGGTACAATTAGCAGCTATGTAA
- a CDS encoding group III truncated hemoglobin: MTEKREIYSLEDIKFLVDKFYQKVKENELLGPVFTTVIQNKWPQHLEKMYRFWETVLLEKQTYKGGPFSPHAKLPVHQQHFDTWLDIWKQTINEHFKGAIAEEAKWRANKMAEMFISKIAYYRDNNSTSLL; encoded by the coding sequence ATGACTGAAAAAAGGGAGATTTACTCACTGGAAGATATAAAATTTTTAGTGGATAAATTTTACCAAAAAGTGAAGGAAAATGAATTACTGGGCCCGGTTTTTACTACCGTAATTCAAAATAAATGGCCGCAGCACCTGGAAAAAATGTACCGGTTTTGGGAAACCGTGTTGCTTGAAAAACAAACCTATAAAGGGGGGCCCTTCTCGCCACATGCAAAGTTACCCGTGCATCAGCAGCATTTTGATACCTGGCTGGACATTTGGAAGCAAACCATTAATGAGCATTTTAAAGGGGCAATTGCCGAAGAAGCTAAATGGAGAGCAAATAAAATGGCAGAAATGTTTATTTCTAAAATAGCATATTATCGTGATAATAATTCAACATCTTTGCTATAA
- a CDS encoding Crp/Fnr family transcriptional regulator, producing MQIDDNILITYGAVAYRVNKGEFIFHEGTTPIFYYQVVEGCIKVFTSNTKGKEFIQGIFSNGQSFGEPPLLINKLYPSSAQATAASVVIKISREKLLDIFNDYPQILQNLFFKFADRLYQKSISAQIWVSRTPEEKIIQFLENIKTYNNHKAQEMVSFTRQQIADFTGLRVETVIRTLSRLSQHGKVKIIDHKLYY from the coding sequence ATGCAAATTGATGACAACATACTTATAACCTATGGAGCTGTAGCTTACCGGGTAAACAAAGGAGAATTTATTTTTCATGAAGGCACAACACCCATTTTTTATTACCAGGTAGTAGAAGGTTGCATAAAAGTGTTTACCAGCAATACAAAAGGAAAAGAATTTATACAGGGTATTTTTTCAAACGGCCAAAGCTTTGGGGAGCCACCCTTATTAATTAATAAATTATACCCCAGTTCGGCACAAGCTACTGCAGCCAGCGTTGTTATTAAAATTTCCAGGGAGAAGCTATTGGATATTTTTAATGATTATCCGCAAATTCTTCAAAATTTATTTTTCAAGTTTGCCGACAGGCTTTATCAAAAAAGCATATCTGCCCAAATTTGGGTAAGCCGTACCCCTGAAGAAAAAATTATCCAGTTTTTAGAGAATATAAAAACCTACAACAACCACAAAGCACAGGAAATGGTTTCTTTTACCCGGCAACAAATTGCAGATTTTACCGGCCTTAGGGTTGAAACTGTGATACGTACCCTCTCCAGGCTTAGCCAGCATGGAAAAGTAAAAATTATAGATCATAAATTATATTATTAA
- a CDS encoding ABC transporter permease subunit, with translation MMRILKYVVLDILKNKIVIVYAIILALFSWSAFSLEDNSTKGLLTVLNIILLTVPLVSVLFATIYVYNSNEFIELLVSHPVKRSVIWKALFLGMSVSMVVSFIIGAGIPLLIFADAGTALMMIVSGSLLSVIFVAVAFLSGILSRDKAKGIGVSIMLWLYFALLFDGLVLFIFFQFADYPIEKPVVLLSALSPIDLCRILILLRMNISAMMGHTGAIFKDIFGSQLGILLSFILLMLWVFVPFYISLIKFKKKDL, from the coding sequence ATGATGCGTATTTTGAAATATGTGGTTTTGGATATTTTAAAGAATAAGATTGTAATAGTATATGCAATTATACTGGCCTTGTTTTCCTGGAGCGCCTTTAGCCTTGAAGACAACAGCACCAAAGGGTTGCTTACTGTACTCAATATTATTTTGCTTACGGTTCCGTTGGTATCAGTGCTTTTTGCCACTATTTATGTTTATAACAGTAATGAGTTTATTGAACTGCTGGTAAGCCATCCGGTAAAGCGAAGTGTAATTTGGAAAGCTTTGTTTTTGGGTATGTCGGTGAGCATGGTTGTTTCCTTTATTATTGGGGCGGGTATTCCGTTATTGATTTTTGCCGATGCAGGCACGGCTTTAATGATGATTGTTTCAGGTTCCCTATTATCGGTAATTTTTGTTGCTGTTGCATTTTTGAGCGGTATATTGAGTAGGGATAAAGCAAAAGGTATTGGTGTTTCCATTATGCTTTGGCTTTATTTTGCACTTTTATTTGACGGGTTGGTTTTATTTATTTTTTTTCAGTTTGCGGATTACCCAATAGAAAAGCCTGTGGTATTGCTCAGCGCATTAAGCCCAATAGATTTGTGCCGGATACTCATTCTTTTGCGGATGAATATTTCAGCAATGATGGGCCACACCGGGGCAATTTTTAAAGATATTTTTGGTAGCCAGTTGGGGATTTTGCTTTCATTTATATTACTGATGCTTTGGGTATTTGTACCATTTTATATTTCTCTTATTAAATTTAAGAAGAAAGATTTGTAA